A genomic window from Pseudonocardia broussonetiae includes:
- a CDS encoding DUF3311 domain-containing protein: protein MSESTSRPPRDQDGLRVNAWNLLLLVPFLMLVTPWFNSVEPELFGMPFFYWSQFAWVPVGVVCVAIVYVMTRDEPAPVAPGTAADVDDLDEGAQR from the coding sequence ATGTCAGAGTCGACCAGCCGACCACCCCGTGACCAGGACGGGCTCCGCGTCAACGCGTGGAACCTGCTGCTCCTGGTGCCGTTCCTCATGCTCGTCACGCCCTGGTTCAACTCGGTCGAACCCGAGCTGTTCGGCATGCCGTTCTTCTACTGGTCCCAGTTCGCCTGGGTGCCGGTCGGCGTCGTCTGCGTGGCGATCGTCTACGTGATGACCCGCGACGAGCCCGCACCGGTCGCCCCCGGCACCGCGGCCGACGTCGACGACCTCGACGAGGGGGCCCAGCGATGA
- the mctP gene encoding monocarboxylate uptake permease MctP, whose product MIQWTELIVFAVLFLVVTVMGFLASRWQRGDTLEHLDEWGLGGRKFGAWITWFLVGGDLYTAYTFVAVPALLFGAGAMGFFALPYTVVLYPLVFLPVLRLWSVSRVHGYVTPADFVRGRYGSSLLAFLVAITGLLATMPYIALQLVGLEAVLRTMGLNGSGLLGHLPLLVAFIILAVYTYQSGLRAPALIAFVKDILIYVVILVAIVYLPAKFGGWGAIFDAADAKFQATESPADGVLLTANNQLQYITLALGSALALFLYPHSLTGILASRGRNVIKRNMMALPAYSLLLGLLALLGYVAIAAGVTPITNNATGRPDTNTIIPVLFDNEFGSLFAGLAFAAIGIGALVPAAIMSIAAANLWTRNIYKEYLRKDATPKQEAQQAKIASLVVKFGAVLFIVAVDPQFSIDLQLIGGVIILQTLPAVAIAVYTRWLHRWALVAGWVVGMGYGLYLLYTIPNAAAGRAHFGGSALALDKINLLGWQPFAGSTVLIYVGFVALVCNLVVAVLVTFALRAAGTAEGSDQTSPADYHADEGSDRLKPVAADLH is encoded by the coding sequence ATGATCCAGTGGACCGAGCTGATCGTCTTCGCGGTGCTGTTCCTGGTGGTCACCGTGATGGGCTTCCTCGCCTCGCGCTGGCAGCGCGGCGACACCCTGGAGCACCTCGACGAGTGGGGCCTGGGCGGGCGCAAGTTCGGCGCCTGGATCACCTGGTTCCTCGTCGGCGGCGACCTCTACACCGCCTACACCTTCGTCGCGGTGCCCGCGCTGCTGTTCGGGGCGGGCGCGATGGGCTTCTTCGCGCTGCCCTACACCGTCGTCCTCTACCCGCTGGTGTTCCTGCCGGTGCTGCGGCTCTGGTCGGTCTCGCGGGTGCACGGCTACGTCACCCCCGCCGACTTCGTGCGCGGGCGCTACGGCTCGTCGCTGCTGGCGTTCCTCGTCGCGATCACCGGACTGCTGGCGACGATGCCCTACATCGCGCTGCAGCTCGTCGGGCTCGAGGCGGTGCTGCGCACGATGGGCCTCAACGGCAGCGGGCTGCTCGGGCACCTGCCGCTGCTCGTCGCGTTCATCATCCTGGCCGTCTACACCTACCAGTCGGGCCTGCGGGCACCCGCGCTGATCGCGTTCGTCAAGGACATCCTGATCTACGTCGTGATCCTGGTGGCCATCGTCTACCTGCCCGCGAAGTTCGGCGGCTGGGGCGCGATCTTCGACGCGGCCGACGCGAAGTTCCAGGCCACGGAGTCGCCCGCCGACGGCGTGCTGCTCACGGCCAACAACCAGCTGCAGTACATCACCCTGGCGCTGGGGTCGGCGCTGGCGCTGTTCCTCTACCCGCACTCGCTCACGGGCATCCTGGCCTCGCGGGGGCGCAACGTGATCAAGCGCAACATGATGGCGCTGCCGGCTTACTCGCTGCTGCTCGGCCTGCTCGCGCTGCTGGGCTACGTGGCCATCGCCGCGGGCGTCACACCGATCACCAACAACGCCACCGGCCGCCCCGACACCAACACCATCATCCCGGTGCTGTTCGACAACGAGTTCGGTTCGCTGTTCGCGGGCCTGGCGTTCGCCGCGATCGGGATCGGCGCGCTCGTGCCGGCCGCGATCATGTCGATCGCCGCGGCCAACCTGTGGACGCGCAACATCTACAAGGAGTACCTGCGCAAGGACGCGACGCCGAAGCAGGAGGCGCAGCAGGCCAAGATCGCGTCGCTGGTGGTCAAGTTCGGGGCGGTGCTGTTCATCGTCGCGGTCGACCCGCAGTTCTCCATCGACCTGCAGCTGATCGGCGGCGTGATCATCCTGCAGACGCTGCCCGCCGTGGCCATCGCGGTCTACACGCGCTGGCTGCACCGCTGGGCGCTCGTCGCCGGGTGGGTCGTGGGCATGGGCTACGGCCTGTACCTGCTCTACACGATCCCCAACGCGGCCGCGGGCCGCGCGCACTTCGGCGGCTCGGCGCTCGCGCTCGACAAGATCAACCTGCTGGGCTGGCAGCCGTTCGCCGGCTCGACGGTGCTCATCTACGTCGGGTTCGTGGCGCTGGTGTGCAACCTCGTGGTCGCCGTGCTCGTGACGTTCGCCCTCAGGGCGGCCGGCACGGCCGAGGGCAGCGACCAGACCTCGCCCGCCGACTACCACGCGGACGAGGGATCCGACCGGCTCAAGCCGGTCGCGGCCGACCTGCACTGA